The DNA segment GTGTGCCTTATAGCCCTGTTTTGCATTGATCCATCCAGGGGGTTACTCTGTATGTCTTCATGTTAAAAGAGAACCACTATGTTTATTTCTTGCTGCTCTCATTTTCTAAGTAGTGTGAATTGAGCAGTTATTACTTTAGTACCTAGTTGGATAGCCAATTATTTGAAAATCATCGTTTGCCTTggatgatttttttgtttttctttaaacatcaaAAAAAGGTTAacttacatatttacatttttatatgtgaatatacaACCCCTAGACTGGTTAGGGTTCCGACTGGATCCATAATCACTTTAGAAGAGGCATAAAGTTGCAAAGATGGATTTAGGGGAAGTCCCTTCCCTTCTAGGATGTCCCCATCGATTAACAGAACGGGTTTCATGTCTCAAAATATGTGATTTGTTAAGATTTATGTCTCTCTAGGTTTGCATTTTTCTACAAGCCAATGATCCTCAAGTGGAAAAAGTTTTCTCAGTTCTTGTGGTAATAACACTGCTGAGGCTTAAATGAAAACCGAACACTGcaccccatttaatcctcacacaaccttatggtagtttctttttttaaagattttatttatttatttgacatagcgagagagagcacaagcaggaagagcagcagagggagaagcaggctccctgctgagcaaggacccccccccccaatgcgggacttgatcccaggaccctgggatcatgacctgagccaaaggcagatgcttaaccgatggagccacccaggcgtccccttatGGTAGTTTCTATCTtattctcactttacagatgagaaaacaggtttAGAGATGGTAACTTACTCaaggtctctttttaaaaaagggacagATGTAGAACCTTAGATCTAGCCAACTCAaggtccatttttttaaatcacagtgcTGGACCAGTTGTTCCAACATGGATTGTTTTGGGTTCACCTCCTGGAGTTgatggtgtggtttttttttttaagctgggatggagggaggggggaatcTGCTGCCTTCAgccattaaattttctttctttctttctttctttctttctttctttctttttctttccttccttcccttctccctccctccctccttccttcttccttcctccctcccttttctttctccctttctctttatttcttttccttcctttccttcttccttctttctttcttgtcccATTATTCCTTTTGATGATATCATTAAAACTTTGCAACTCAAGTCAGTTTTGATTCTTGCTTCTCCCAATTTTAatccttcatttctccctcttctgaCCTTTTCTGTTCTTAGTTCAATTTCTTTTAACACCATATTTCTTCCATGATAGCTTATTGCTTTGATCATTTCTAAGTATTCTAAGTTccattgtaatttttctttctttttccttatggtGTAATTCATCACACTTACTTCTTatgaataatagtaataactTATATTTACATGGTGTTTTATACTATACAAAGTACATTTATTTGCAtccttttatttaacttttgaaaCAGTCTTATGAAGTACCACACCCTTTTGACATATGGGGAAAATAGGCATGAGGTTAAATGAATCCATTGTCACAGAGCTAGTCAGGAGCTGAGCTGTCCCTGAGTCTACATTATCTGACTCCAAGTTTAGTGTTTATTCCACTGTCCACATGACAGTTGCTCTATTAGCCTTAATAGTATTTCTTGTTTACGGAAATAAATTCTATACTGGAGTTAGATGAGTTCTCCACGTagtttctaaaattaataaaacctgCTGCAAAGGtattatatttgcatttacttCTTTTAAGTTTTCAATTCTTTCCCCAACACTGAAAATTTCTCCAAATGAGTATTGttttctaggggaaaaaagtgaacctctgaatttcattttctttttccttcaataaaCATGTTTTGACTTTCTGATATATTTAAGACTCTGTGCAAAGTGATGTATATAATAGTCACATCTCTCAAGGAGAGTTTAATTGGAGAAAATAAGATATGTACATAAATACCtctataaaatgtggaaaatgtatcataagaaatgtttaaataaagagCTACGGGGAGGAGACATGGTTATTCACCAAAGTCCTAATAATGGTCATCTCTGGGggtagatttttttctatttgaaagatttttatttatttatttattatttatttgacagagagaaagagagagagagagcagaagcagggggagcggcaggcagagggggagggagaagcaggctcctcagtgagcagggagcccgatgcgggactcgatcccaggaccctgggatcatgccctgagccgaaggcagacgcttaaccgactgagccacccaggcaccccagaaagatttttatttttaagtaatctccatacccaacgtgggacttgaacttaacAATCCTGAAATCAagggtcgcatgctctactgactgaaccagccaagcacccagatttttttccttttaagtaagTCTatgccctacatggggctcaaactcacaaccctgagatcaagagtcgcatgtactatgaactgagccagccaggcacccctggaggtAGAATTTTTGataattagtattttttgttttgcttatgtaCAGTTCtaagtttctaaaaataaatatgtgttattgTGAAATAAGAAAGGGGAaacagttgatttttaaaagtgctatgggagggacacctgggtggctcagtgggtcaagtgtctgcctttggctcaggtcatgatcccagggtcctgggatcgagtcctgcatcgggctccttgctcagcaggaagcctgcttctccctctgcctgccgctccccctgcttgtgttccttctcttcccccccccctggcaaataaaatagaaaaaagaataaaagtgctATGGGAGTTCAAAAGACAAACAAGTTCCTTCCAGCAAGTGTTGGGGAAGACTTAGGGCAAGCCCTAGCCAGTGAGCTGACAGAGCTAGTCAGTAGCTGAGCTATCCCTGAGTCTACATTATCTGACTCCTAGTTTAGTGTTTATTCCACTGTATTTATTCCACTATTCGCATGTTCtatgaactgagccagccaggcacccctggaggtAGAATTTttgataattaatattttttgttttgcttatgtgCAGTTCTAAGTTTCTAAACTTAGAACTTAAATATCTTCAGTATGGTGAGGATATTTAAGCTGAATGCTGAAGAGATATGGGGGGGAGTTGAGGAGAGGGTGCATTTCACATGGAGAGAACCACATTAAACTAAGCATGAAATCAAGAAGATGCATAGTAACTGCAGAAAAGATGACTAGTTCAGTTCGTCTGGAGACGAGTCTGTGGAAGCTAGGATGGGGAAATAGAACTCACTGGCTAGGGCTTGCCCTTAAGTGCCAGCTCAGGAGCCCCGTATTTCAGAACTGAGGTATCCCTGGAGAATATTAGAACAAACACATCCAAAGGGCTGGGGAAGGCTCATGGGGCAATCATTCTCTAACATGAGATAGGACTAAGTCAAGATATGTAGGCAGGGCAGAATATTGGCAGGTGATGGTGATAAGAACAGCCGCAGCCTCTGGGCAATTGGTACTCAGCATCAGGAATGTCTAACACAGACCTTCCTCAGGGATGTCCCTGCTGGAGATTGGGAATGTGAACAGAGGAGAGATAGGCAGTAGCAAATGGGCAAAATCCCTGAGGTTGGAGTGGTAGGTTTGACAGCAAGGTGATGACATAGCAGTGGGACTGCCATTCAAGGGAAGAACTCTCATTTTTGAGGAGAACAGAGAGAGCAAGGGGCGGAGAAATTAGAGGAAGAAATTAGGCAGAGAGAATGGAAAACACATGGAGGAAGAGGAGTAAAGATGAACCTGAGTCAATATTTTTTGAAgcggggatttttttttaagtttatgtatttatgttttcaaGTAATCCCTACAttcaacatggagctcaaactcatgactccaagataaAGAGTCGCACGTTCCTcagactaagccagccaggtgccctgaggcagGTCCTGAAAGTTGAAGCTGAAGACTGGAAACATGACTTCAGTCAGCTGTGTGTTctctagaaaaatatacaaataattcctTAACtaataatatgaatatataaatatacctattttctttcttggctttgCAAATATTTGAACTAGAGTCTTTACAGAGCAATGTTTTAAATGGCGTAAATCCTAAGCTAGTACTAAATTGGCATTTTCTTTCACTAAGTTTTAGCATCTATCAAATATTACTTCATGGTGCTAAGTTTACCTTTTAGGCCTACATAAATCCCccgttttattcttttttttttttctagagtcaGAGATCTTTCATGCTTTGATCATTCCAGCCAACTTCAGTGGTAGATACAGCTTGATGCTCGTCGAGGTCTTATTCcggcaaaactttttttttttttaaagttttcatcttTAATGAAATGACCTTGGAAATAATGTACATTTCCATGACACCAATACTACAGTTTTCGGAGTCACAGTAAGATACACAGAATTACATCCGTAATTAATATGAATGCCAACATTTCAAGCAGTAATTTCTGTTACATGGCAAACAAAATCAAGAAAGCCACCATCAAACAAAAGAGACCCATAGCCTCAGACAAGGCAAATCCCAGGATAGCATATGAGAACAGCTGCTGCTTCAGCAAAGGGTTTCTGGCATAACCAATGATAAGGCTGCCAAAGACTGTTCCAATACCAGCACCAGAACCAGCCACTCCCACTGTTGTAGCACCTGCACCAATAAATTTGGCAGCAGTATCAATGTCTCTGCTGATTGCACTGGTCTGAAACTCCCCTTGGATTAGTTGAGACACACCATCCTGGGCCCCATTAAATACCGTAGAGCCCTCTCCAGTCCTAGCCTCTGGTCGAGATAACACTGATGCAGAAACTGGTCTGTAGGCAACTCTGGATCCAGCTTGGATCAAAGCGGGGGTGCAGGCGAGCTTGGCGCAGGCGAACATCTTACACTCTTCGGGGCAGGGCAGCTGGAGGACCTGGGTGACGGCCGACGTGGGCTCCACTCCCGCTTCCCTTGTTCCCTGGAGGTGGCGGCGGCAGCGACGACGGCAGAGGTCGAAGGAGTGGCCACTCCGGCAAAACTTTTAATTAACTTTAGGGAAGCCAAACATTAAGTACTGGCTGAGCCTCCCAATTCCCACCTCCATGCAGTGTGATGTCCTGTTgaggttttcttcccttttcccttgcACATAGTGCTAGCTCTGCTACTAACAGTGTGACCTCTGGCAAGTCCCTAACGTCTCTAAGCCTTAGACTTACCTGTAAATTACGTGCAGGTGTTGAATTATGATTTAAAGATATgaaagcttggggcacctgggtggcacagctggttgggcatctgactcttggttttgggtcaggtcatgatctcagggttgtgggatcgagcccctcgttgggctgtgctctgagctcagcacagagtctgcttgggattcccacCCTGccacgtgctctctttctctctctcaaataagtaaatcttcagaaaaaaaaagatatgaaagctctaaaattctatgatcctgacccaataataaataaaatttgttaataaGTGTAATTAACTCCTAAGTTTTCAGAATATTGAGCCCATGGAGGAAAGGCTCTAATTGATAGAACTGCTCGAAACAACTGGGATAAagcatagtttttattttccatatttagcTGCCCTAATTCCCAAAATTTATGTAGTGGAATtaattaggctttttttttttaagatttttatttatttatttgacagagagagagagcgagagaggaagtacaagcagggggcgtgagagagggagaagcaggcttcccgcggagcagggagcccgatatggggctcgatcccaggaccctgggatcaggacctgagccgaaggcagacgcttaacgactgagccacccaggtgccccttaattaggcgtcttacatttaaaaatcataacattTGAAAATGCTTTACAATATCGGGGCTTGAGTTAATCAAActtattcttttgttattttttaaaaaaatttatttatttgagtgagcaagagagcacaagcaggggcaggggcagagggagaagcagccatggtggcttgatcccaggactctaggatcatggcctgagctgaaggcagacccttaaagactgagccacccaggtaccccataatCAAACTTATTTTGAAAGGGAGAATCATGCTAACACTGAAGATTCCCTGAGGTGCTCAATGTAATGCAATTGATGACAAACCTGTGTAGCACTGACCATAGCTCATTTTGATTTGATTAGCTACCCTATATTAAAATTGTTGGTATTATCTTAAGACACTCCCAACTAGAGGATAAGTTTTAAGTGACAAGAGCAATTATAGAAACGAACTGAAGGGCGAGATGTATTAGAGAAGACAAGCATTTTCAGTAGGGAAGCTTTAGGGGTGGTTGGGGAGGAAGAATGCAAGCCATGCCTTTAAAAAATGGGAGCCTGAAATATGATTACCCTAACCGCCTCAAAGacctattttatatttcatttttttaaagattttatttatttatttgagagagagagaatgagagatagagagcacaagaaggaagagaatcagagaaggaagagaatccctgctgagcagggagcccgatgtgggactcgatcccgggactccaggatcatgacctgagccaaaggcagtcgcttaaccaactgagccactcaggcgccctatttatttcattttaaaaaattttttatttattcatttgagacagagatacagagagagaacatgagcaggggtagaggcagagggagagggagaagcaggctccccgctgagccaggagcccgatatggggctcaatcccaggaccgtgggatcagcagacgcttaaccatctgagccacccaggcgcccctcaaagacctattttttcttttaagattttatttatttatttgacagaaagagagagacagcgagagagggaacacaagcagggggagtgggagagggagaggcaggcttcccacggagcagggagcccgatgcggggctcgatcccaggatcctgggatcatgacctgagccaaaggcagacgcttaaggactgagccacccaggcgcccccaaagaccTATTTTAATCACATATTACATACACAAACATTTTGGGGGTGGTGGCAGGGTGTAAGAATGTAGTTTTTACTTCCCTCTCAATCCCTGTTTCCAGATGGCTCAGGGTTTTCTCCTGTGTTAGGTTTAACCAGCCTACCAGGTTCAACTTTCCAGCCATGACATCCTAGGTGTGCTTTGCCCGGTGAAACAAACAGAATGGGAGGGCAGGAGGATGACTAAACTacagagaagaagaagaggaagagggaagccTAAAGACTgatggggagagacagaaggaaggacGTAAGGCATATGAAAAGAAAAGTGCAAGGAAGAGGCAGCGTAGGGTTGGGGTTGGCTTCACTATCCTTCAATTTTGGACACCGGTGGTTCGATTTTGGCGGCAGGGAGGGGCCCTGCTTCTTCTGTATGGAGCTCTGGGCTCTCCCGTATTCCAAAAGGACCGCAAGTCCTGCAGTGTGTTCTCGTCGTAGAAGCTCCCACTTTGCCGGGAGGTTCTCCCTGCGCCCAGGTGTTCCTCAACCTTGCTCTCCTCGCCCTGAAAGGCGGATTACATCATCCCAACTTGAGCAGCCCGGCCAGTTTTTCCATGTCAAACTCCTGCTCTCTGGAACGTCAACTCTCGCTCCTTAAGTAAAACCAGGATGGAGCTCTAGTGTTTCTCCTGTCACGATTAGCCACGAGGGAGGGCACTCCGGGATGCGTCTCCTTTTAGCAAAGAACCTATTAATGACCCAGGGCGCCACTTTTTCTCGCGTTTACGAACTACAGCTATACAGGAACACACGGTCATCCAAGCCAGTCACTGCTCCAAGACCTTCAGCTCGACAAACGCGACAAACACAACCGAGAGCATCCTCAGCGTAGCCGAGAAGGCGACCCCAGGACGAAGGGGGGGTTTCCAAGGGGCTACTCCAGCGTGCCGCGCCTGCGCAGTCACCAGACAGCGCCTCCCCGCGGGGCGTGCTCGTAACGCTGCGCACCCTATCAGACGGCCGCAGGGAGCGCGCCCGCGGCCTCGCCCTCTctcgcccctcccctctctcttctccgCGGGGCCTGAGACTGGGGCTCGGAGATCCGGCGCGCCACTCTCCGCCCCCGCATACCCTTACACCCGCCGGCGCGCGTGCGCAGAGGCGATCCGCAGGGCGAGGGCGGGAGGGAAGGGCGGGCGTACGTCCTTGCGTGCGTCTCAGGCAGCGCGCACGCCGGCGTGAGAGGGCACGGGGAAAAGGTGGCTCTGGCCGGGGCGGCTCGGCTTCCTGTGGATATGTAGCTGAGCTCTTTGGCTCGGGGTCCTTCCTCGCTGCCACCGCCGCGTCCTGGCGCGGAGTTTCTGCTCGGGAGAGAGACTGTCCTCACGTCCGTCGCGCTTCCTCGACGGCAGAGCTTGCTCGCTCGTCCGTGGGAGCGTCCCGGCCGAGCAGctctgaggggggaggggaggccattTTGTCCCGACCGACTCCCCGGAACCGGGCGGAGCGGCTGGGAGAGGCTGCGGAGCCGCGGTCGCCGCCCTCGGAGGCACCGGACGCCGCCACCGTCGGGGCTTTCTCGACGAGGCCGTTCGTAGGTCGCCCGCGCCCTCTCGAGCCCTCGTTTTTCCCACGCTTCCCCGGTACTCCGGCCTGAGAACGCCCAAGTGAGGAGTTGGCCGTAGTGAGAGGGACCGATCCCTTGGGGCCGCCGGCGGCGAGAGCCTGAGCCGCTCCTCCCAATGGCGAAGAAGACGTACGACCTGCTTTTCAAGCTGCTCCTGATCGGAGACTCGGGAGTAGGGAAGACCTGCGTCCTTTTTCGCTTTTCGGATGATGCCTTCAATACCACCTTTATTTCCACCATAGGTAAGACCTGCGGGAAGATGGTGTACGGTCTGGGTAGCCGCAAACCGTTTCTTCTACTCCAGACATCTTGCTTCCCGGAATAAACGCCTTTGTTTCAGTGATTCCGATTCCAGGCGACAGATCCAAGTTACTGTTTGAATCGACATCGAGCTTACTGGGGCGGGGTCTTCCCATGCTTTCCATCTGGTCTTTTGCTTTCAAGTCTCCTACTCCGTTCATTGCCTCTGTTGCAAAATATGCAGCATTAACCACGTCCCGGAATGGTGTTTCTTTAAGTGACTGGGACTGGCTTTTTCCATATTTGTGTGGCGTTACTAGATGTACGATACTTGTAAGGGATTTATTTTAGTGGTTTGGATTGAAGCCGTAGTAGTCATTTGGTAAAGGCCTGAATTTATACTTCAGGGCAAAGAGAAGATTCCATATGGTCATAACTTAGAGTAAACCTGAGGGTTTGTGTGAGGAATAATTAAAGCAAATTAGAGGGGAAAAGTGAGTTCCCCCGCGTTGACTAATCCATTGATGTGTCAAACAATCGGAGGCTCTTCGTGCTTGGGGTGGGACTCAGTGGCATGTTTGCCTCACAGTGCTTTTGCAGACATCAACAGAAGCAGTAATCTAAAAGAGATGATCAGTTTCTGTCCTCAAATCCGAAAGAATgaagctctctcttctgtttgaCTCTACGCTGCAGTTTAAGTCACAGGAAAACATTTGGCCAGTCCTAGCTCTAGAACTTCTCATGTACTTTCACCTCATGTTTCAGAATTACTTAGTGTGGAAGTAAGAACTAAAGATTGACCTTTTTAGTTGGTTTcccattttggaaaagaaaagggaaggcttTAGGAAAGTCCCTTCGGACTCTGGTTAGAAAATTTAGTGGAATTAACacttttgttaaatgaattgTATGTGAAAAccgtccccctgccccccataaATGTCTTAAAGAATACGTAGTTGCTCCTGTCATTTGGAGCCCAGCACTGAGCATTGGGGAGTGAAACCCAATTATAAGTGTAACTAGTTTTATGTTTGAGACGATTTGAAAAAGCATCTGCAGTCTTTTCGGAACTCTGAGAATTGTCAGAATTAAGCTGATTGCAGTTTATGGCATTACTGGAATGGTTGAGTTGGATTTCTCATGTCAGAATTTTTGTCAGCTACTTAATTCATTCTTACAAATTATGCTGAAACTAAATTGGGCAAGTGatcatttaaaatagattttaattttactcttccttttttgggggtgggtAGGAGTCCTTGCAATCGTTATTTCGTGTGTACGATATTATTCTTTTGACCTGTCATAAAGTTCATGAAATTTAGAACTTGTTCTCTGCTTGTGGATTAGCACCTCCTACCACTAAGTTTGCTTTTAACATTTCACTTTTAACTGTAGCTGGGTGGGTCGGGTGGTtagttcagcaaatatttattgagcacctaatgTTAGGCACGGTTTTAGGTACTATAAGTGGTGAGTGGTGAACACAGTAGACCCCTCGAGCAGTCTAGTGAGGACAATCAGAGTGTGGGAAGTGCTACAGTAGGGATGAGCACAGGGAAGGAGGGGTGACTAGCCTAAATCATGGGGCGTCTTGAGTAGGCTTGCATGGAGATGATGTCTGAAATGAAGCCTGTAGGACATAGGAGTTGGACCAGAGGGATGGCATAGGATctagaaattctggaaaagggaGCACAGTATAAACTTGTAGTAAGATCAAGGATTTAATTCACGTGGGCAGCTTTAACCTGCCATTGAGAAGGGTGGTGGAGAGTAGGAAGCAACGCATTACACCCCACCTATTCCAGTTTTTTTGTAATGGGTACATAACCCACAACTAGAACTCAATCCTGTAAGATAATGACACAATCTTGTATAgtccttcttttttaagttttatttatttttttagtagtcTTTACACCCatcctggggcttgaactcaaaatcctgagatcaagagtctcatgctcttccagttgaaccagccaggcaccccttgtgtaGTCCTTTTATTAGGGAAGATGTGCAGTGGTTTTGGTTTGATCCTGCTGGGCTGGAATCCTACTTACATAGGCTGTGggctttggcaagttacttaacctctgtgtgcttcagctttttcttttttttttttaaagattttatttatttgacagagacagcgagagagggaacacaagcagggggagtgggagagggagaagcaggcttcccgcggagcagggagcccgatgcagggctcgatcccaggaccctgggatcatgacctcagccgaaggcagatgcttaatgactgagccacccaggcgcccccagttttttctttaaataggacCTACTACATAGAGTAGTTGTGAGGATTTTATGGGTCAGTGAGAGTAAAGCATCGAGTATGATACCAGGCACACCGTAGGAGCAGAGTGCATATTAGCTAGATATAGAATGTGTGTCCCTTTGGCTGTTGAAGTGCAGCAGAACAAGTTACGTTATGGATTGAATGCCCTGTGTACAGTGgtcactcaaatatttgttagtGCTCTGCTGAACAATTTCACATTAGACTCTGAAACTTTcgtattttgatataaaaatatttgatggcattttgataaaGAAGATAGGTTGAAGAGTGTGAActgagaaatgaataaatacataagtgTAAAATTCTGAACATAGCTCCAACGTATATTGCATGTATTATTCTGTGTGCAGGTTTTGAAGTCTGTTGTCTTAAACCAGTGctgtttaaaacaaatataatgtggggcgcctgggtggctcagttaagcgtctgtctgcctttggctcgggtcacggtcccaggatcctgggattgagccctgcattgggctccctgttcagcagaaagcctgcttctccctctcccgctccccctgcttgtgttcctgctctccatgtgtttctgtcaaataaatgaataaaatctttaaaaaaaaaaacaaatataatgtgagccagcCACATGGATTTTTCTGgcattaaaaaaggtaaaaaatattttttacattaaaagaagtaaaagaatgaggcgcctgggtggctcaattagttgagcatctgactcttgattttggctcaggtcatgaccttggggttgtgagattga comes from the Zalophus californianus isolate mZalCal1 chromosome 8, mZalCal1.pri.v2, whole genome shotgun sequence genome and includes:
- the LOC113937717 gene encoding ATP synthase F(0) complex subunit C3, mitochondrial-like gives rise to the protein MFACAKLACTPALIQAGSRVAYRPVSASVLSRPEARTGEGSTVFNGAQDGVSQLIQGEFQTSAISRDIDTAAKFIGAGATTVGVAGSGAGIGTVFGSLIIGYARNPLLKQQLFSYAILGFALSEAMGLFCLMVAFLILFAM